The nucleotide sequence GCCCTCATCGACGCGGCGCGTGACTCGATAGAGGCTGCCCTCATCCAGTCCATTCCGCTCGGAGAGTCCTACCTGGCGGTCTGGGCATCCTCACCCAATGCGATCCTTCAACGCCTCGCCGTGCACGGGTGGCGCGTGCGCACCGACATTGGGCCCGATGCGAAGCTGAGCTGGATGCTCAGCCAAGACCTTCTGTGGGACGTCCTGCCACAACACGAAGTGTTCCAGCTGATCCGAGACACACTCCCGGCCTCTGGCAGCGAAGTGGCCCAGAGGCTTGTCGACGACGCTATCGCTGGCCCTCCTGGCGACGCTGACGATGAGTACGCGCAGTACCGGAGCTACAACCTCCTTGGTTGGCTCGCAGACTCCGCGCCCGATCTTCAGATCGCAACGACTGCCTTTGCGGTAGCGCAGGCGGCGAACCCCCAGTACGCCCGAAGGGAGCACCCCGATCTCAACAGCTTCGGATCATTCGGAGTCGTCGAGGATGCGTTTCCGTTCACCGAGGCGGAACTCCACGATCTGATTGACCAAGATCCAGCTGCAGCCCTCGCTCACGTCAGAGGGTTCCAGACGGAGAGACACAACCATAGAGGGCCTTCCTGGACCGGCGCGCTTCGCGCCGTTCGAGCCTGTGTCACGGCGTACCCCGCTGATGGCACGGAACTCGCTCGAGTCTTGGAGGCTGAGGACAGCGACATCCGCGAGTCAATGATCTACGGCTGGGGCGCCGCGACTCTCGATGCGGAGCTGATCGAGAGTGTATTGGCGACCATCGCCAGCTGGGATCACCACGAGATTCGGCGGCCAGCATGCGCAATGCTGTCGAACGGCGGCGACCCCGAACACCCGACACCGTGGCACCAGCTCGAACACGCTCAGCGCCTCGCCGCTGACCTTTGGCCATCGTCTGACGTCGATGGCGCAGTCATCGGCGGAGCCGACATCCTCACTGAAGCACTCGATCACCCGGCAGGCGATCTTGCCGAGTTCTGGACGAAGGTCGTTCAGTGGGAGTGGTCTCAGGAGGGGACGTCCTGGGTGGGCCTCCCTGAGCGGCTTGCTGCACAGCTAGACGTCATGGTGTCGGCCGCCGATCGCAACGGTCTCCTCGCGCGAACCCTCCTCGCTTCACGGTTGCACTTCTTCTTCGCGGCCGACCGTGAGTGGTGTGAGGAACGACTACTCCCCCTGTTTGGTTGGGAGGATGAAGCCGAGGCCTCGGCCGCCTGGCAGGGCTTCCTCGCATGGGGGCGGTGGAACGACGGTCTGCTCCAGTCCGGATTGCTCGACGCCTATGTGGCGACCTCGGCGCACGTCGAGGAGTTGCCCAATGCCCTCCGCCGTCAGCTCGCCACGCATCTGACTTCAATCGCGATGTTCGCCCCTGTTGACCAAGCGACCTGGTTGACGCGCTTCGTTCGCTCAGCGTCAGAGGATCTCAGAGTCTCTTGGGCCCGAGAGGTCGGGCGTGCCTTGGCGGAGCTCGACCCCAGGGACGCACCCGGCCAGTGGGACCGATGGATCTATGCGTACTGGTCCGGCCGCAATCAGTCTGTGCCGCTGCCCTTCACAGCCGCCGAGGCATCTTCGACGGCCGATTGGGTCGTCGGGCTTCCCGGCGTGCGGAGCCAGGCGATCGATCTTGTGCTGCGTTCCGCGGCAGGGCTCGACCAACGCGGCAGGCACCTCGACCTCCTCACGGACATCGATGTGACAGCTGAGGCAAGCGAATGGGCTCGACTGCTGACACACCTCCTCAAGAACACGAGCAGCCCGCCGTGGGGTATCGGCTATCGGCTCCACGAGATTGTGTCTCGACTTCGCGAAGGCGATCCTCAACCCGATCTCAAAGAGCTGGTCAACGAGGCGATGCGGCTTGGCGCAACCGATGCCGCCGACTGGTAGTCCGCCCCTCCCCCGACACCCCCTTTCCTCCACCGCTCGCCCCGTAGCCACCCGCGTCCCAGGCGCTACCCCCGACGTCCGACGCGCTCCGCGAAGGCGTCCAACGCCTCGATGACATCCGGCGCGATCCAGACTCGGTTGCGCCGGTTCTCGTTCGTGCGTGTGACGATCCCGGCCGCCTCCAGCTGCTCGATCGCCCGCTGCGCGGCCGAGAGCGCGACGCCGGTGACCGCCTCCACATGGGCCACAGTGACCGCGGGCTGACTCAGCAGATGCGGCAGCAGGCGTCTCGCAGCCGATCCCCTACGCGACGTGAGCTGCTCGCTCCACGCGCCGTAGACCCTTTCGAGATCGTCGACGAGCTCCCGCCCATTGCTGATCGCGCGGAAGGAGGCGTTGACGAACTGCCGGATGATCGTCTCGATGTATCCCTCGCGGTAGTCGGTCAGCGCCCGGAAGTAGCCGGTGGTGTCGGTCAGCAGGCCCGCTGAAACGGGAACCGTGAGCGTGCGTGTGACGCCTGAGTGGCGCAGCATCGCGTGGACAAGGGTGCGCCCTGTGCGACCGTTGCCGTCGTTGAACGGATGGATCGTCTCGAACTGTGCATGAGCCAGCGCGACCTGCACCAGCACGGGCAGATCGACGCGCTGAACGAACACCATGAGGTCGTCGAGAGCCGCTGCGACCCGTGACGGGTGGGGCGGGACGAACGAAGCCGTGTGCGGACTCAGCGCGTTGCTGCCGATCCACACCTGCAGATCCCGCAGCTGGCCCGGCGCGGCGTAAGCCTGACTGCCGTGAAGAGCACGGTGCGCTGCAAGGATGGCCTCGACGCTGATGTCGTCAGCCAGCTCAACGGCTCGCTGCATGGCGGCGACGTTCGCGGTCACCAGCTGTGCGTTCGGCCCTGCCTTGGCGTCGATTGCTGCCAGAGCCAGGGCCCGAGCGCCAGCGGTGACGCCTTCGATCTCCGATGACGACGCCGACTCGGTGCGCAGGAGGACGGAGGCCAGCGGCGCGAGCTCCGACGTGTTGTCGTCGCCGTCCGTCGCGGCTCTCCGTTCTGCGAAGGCCGTGATCTCGGCGTCGAAGCGGGTGATCTCCTGGACGGCGTCCTCCGCCTCGGCCAGCAGGCCATTGGGGACCACGACCCCGGCGCCGGCAATAGCGGCCGGCACGGCCGCTTCATACGGTCCCCGAGCCGCGAGTTGTTGGCGACGCGAGGCGCCATGATCCGACTCGCGATGCCATGGATGGGCTTCCCAGCCGACCACGAACGCAGAGTGCAGATCACCTCGCTCCCGGTCCATATTCCCACAGTACACCACTTTATAACTCTAAAGTGGTACAAGAACACAGGGATCTCCACCATCTGACAGGCGGAGAGTTCCACTCACCCGGTCTTTGGCGTTGGTCGGAAGTTGATGGAGGTTGTCTCCATGATCCAGCCACGGACCGGCTGCTTGTCGGGCGGCGGGTGGCCGGGTGGGGGGATCTCGTCGGGGATGTCACGCTCGATGGGCAGCCCGTGGCGGTTCGTGAAACGCAGCCCGGCCGGGGAGCCGGGGTTGCCGGTGATGGTGAACTCGCCCTGATGGTGTTCCCGGTGATGCCTGGGACACAACGAGATCAGCGTGTCCATGTCCGTGGGACCACCCGCTGACCAGTGATACAGGTGATGATTCTCCAGGAACCCGCTCACATTGCAGCCGGGGAACCGACATCCCCCGTCACGATCCTCGATCAACCGCCTCGTCCGCTCCGGCACGATCCGCATACTCCGACCCACCGAGACCGGCTTCGCATCCTGGGTCCACACCGGCTTCAACGCGCCGTCACAGGTCAGCTTCTTCATCAGCCGCGACGGCAACGAGCCACGCTTGTTCAACCACCCGTTACCGTCGGCATCCAGATGCACCAGCACCCGGTAATGCTCCCTGCGAGACGCCGGCGAAGCCTGATGCAGGCTCCGGGACGCGGTCTCGACGAGGCCGTCGGCCAGCGTCGCCTCCGTGTCGCCGGCCGTGAACAGCGCATCCTTCGCCTCCCGGATGGCCTGCTCCACCAGCGCCCCATCCAGCGGGTTCGCGTCGAACCGCAACACGAACCGCCCATCGCGCACTCCCATCTGCAGCTTCGGCGCGTCATCGACCGGCCGTTCGGGTCCGGGAGGATCCTCCACCGGCCCCGGCGTGCCGGGCTCGAACAGGTACTTCGGCAACACCCGCCGCAACTGCGACACCGTCGCGGCCTCCACGAACTCCGTCACCGACTCCGCATACTCCGTGGGCACATGACGCGCCACCACGACCAGCTGATCAAGACTCACCGTCCCCCGCGCCAGGCGCGCCTCCAACTCGGGAAAGTCGCCCTTCCTCCGGGCCACCGCCACAATGTCCGCGGCATGGGAAGGCGAGACCGCCGTCATCAACTGCAGCCAATGCTCAGGAGACTTGATCCCACCACCGGACCAGCAGTTGGTCTCCAACACCTCGACCATCAGATCCACCAGATCCGCGTTCAGCTGGGCCGCCTGCCCCGCGATCACGCCCGCGCGACGGGAGGCAACCTCCCACGCGTCCGCCCCGGCGTCCCCCAACGAATCCATACCTAATCGTACACCCGCACGAATCCAGGGACAAGGGTTCCCACCTCCGAAAAGCGTTCAAAGTCCGGCCTATCTCCCACAGGCGACTCTGTAGGGCACAGAGATCTGACCCCTTATGCAGAATGGCGACTCGGCCCTCTGGAAACGGTCGATTCGCGCCAGCATTGCGCCACTGACTTGGCCCAATGCCCCACAGGTTCCGGATAACCGGCAGGATGGCTCCGTGCACAGAATGTGGGTCGGCAGAGGCGGATGGAAACTCTGGCACGACATCGACAGGTTGTCGTTGGCCGTCGGCGACACCTTCTCCCAGTTCATCGGCCTCGAGGCGACCCGGCTCACCTTACGTCGCGGCTTCATCCGGACGGCACTCGTCGTGGACGGCCGCACGCGACTGAGGGGACTCCCCCGCGCCGCCGCGCCCGCGGTCCAGGCCGCCATCGACGAGGTGACCCGCCGCGGCAGGCTCGGAGACCAGCTTCCGCTCGCAGTCTCGCGCCGGGCGGCCTTCCTCCAGTTGATCGACGACCACGTGCGCGCGCAGCGCTGGATCCCCCACGACGCCGCCGCGGCCGCCCTCTCCGGTCTCCCGACCCGCTACGTCCTCCTGGCT is from Tessaracoccus palaemonis and encodes:
- a CDS encoding DUF4020 domain-containing protein produces the protein MWIGDIDVPQAVLDAAEAGELVFFVGAGASRAHPADLPDFVQLVRSIGALVGREPTDDELRHPDVFLGRLHDDGNDVHLLVANAIDRPGSQPNALHHAITGLAVSYPSPRIVTTNYDRHLTSSAIPSSVALDVYEAPALPLGDDFEGVVHLHGSLSQPSRRLVVTDTDFGHAYLREAWVARFLERMFSKYTIVFIGYSHGDVVMQYLARSLGPDQSRYVLTDDAQNAEWRRLGLTPITYPNDSGDHLALPESLERWRTLATMGQVEHRARLAEILSAEPPTIPEEVSYVEAALAHPERVRYFAEKARFDDADRSRRWFAWLEARPAFLALFSQAAASEPTARALMGWIADQYILSEGVSGSALRAFRDRPWPSDTWCAIAQALCFLTGTFPKWLNPWLLLVLQNAPTHQHDLLDMLLVDKDWSTNFELALMVFEDRTRPLLRRAFDLGRPADEPRFEVTLRGDEHWLTDNWTKVFVPVLDEHFAEVLSLTTQQISSVYGSLRSANPDRTFDPVSFSRSAIERHEQDSHRDPVDALIDAARDSIEAALIQSIPLGESYLAVWASSPNAILQRLAVHGWRVRTDIGPDAKLSWMLSQDLLWDVLPQHEVFQLIRDTLPASGSEVAQRLVDDAIAGPPGDADDEYAQYRSYNLLGWLADSAPDLQIATTAFAVAQAANPQYARREHPDLNSFGSFGVVEDAFPFTEAELHDLIDQDPAAALAHVRGFQTERHNHRGPSWTGALRAVRACVTAYPADGTELARVLEAEDSDIRESMIYGWGAATLDAELIESVLATIASWDHHEIRRPACAMLSNGGDPEHPTPWHQLEHAQRLAADLWPSSDVDGAVIGGADILTEALDHPAGDLAEFWTKVVQWEWSQEGTSWVGLPERLAAQLDVMVSAADRNGLLARTLLASRLHFFFAADREWCEERLLPLFGWEDEAEASAAWQGFLAWGRWNDGLLQSGLLDAYVATSAHVEELPNALRRQLATHLTSIAMFAPVDQATWLTRFVRSASEDLRVSWAREVGRALAELDPRDAPGQWDRWIYAYWSGRNQSVPLPFTAAEASSTADWVVGLPGVRSQAIDLVLRSAAGLDQRGRHLDLLTDIDVTAEASEWARLLTHLLKNTSSPPWGIGYRLHEIVSRLREGDPQPDLKELVNEAMRLGATDAADW
- a CDS encoding Fic family protein — protein: MVGWEAHPWHRESDHGASRRQQLAARGPYEAAVPAAIAGAGVVVPNGLLAEAEDAVQEITRFDAEITAFAERRAATDGDDNTSELAPLASVLLRTESASSSEIEGVTAGARALALAAIDAKAGPNAQLVTANVAAMQRAVELADDISVEAILAAHRALHGSQAYAAPGQLRDLQVWIGSNALSPHTASFVPPHPSRVAAALDDLMVFVQRVDLPVLVQVALAHAQFETIHPFNDGNGRTGRTLVHAMLRHSGVTRTLTVPVSAGLLTDTTGYFRALTDYREGYIETIIRQFVNASFRAISNGRELVDDLERVYGAWSEQLTSRRGSAARRLLPHLLSQPAVTVAHVEAVTGVALSAAQRAIEQLEAAGIVTRTNENRRNRVWIAPDVIEALDAFAERVGRRG
- a CDS encoding HNH endonuclease signature motif containing protein, which produces MDSLGDAGADAWEVASRRAGVIAGQAAQLNADLVDLMVEVLETNCWSGGGIKSPEHWLQLMTAVSPSHAADIVAVARRKGDFPELEARLARGTVSLDQLVVVARHVPTEYAESVTEFVEAATVSQLRRVLPKYLFEPGTPGPVEDPPGPERPVDDAPKLQMGVRDGRFVLRFDANPLDGALVEQAIREAKDALFTAGDTEATLADGLVETASRSLHQASPASRREHYRVLVHLDADGNGWLNKRGSLPSRLMKKLTCDGALKPVWTQDAKPVSVGRSMRIVPERTRRLIEDRDGGCRFPGCNVSGFLENHHLYHWSAGGPTDMDTLISLCPRHHREHHQGEFTITGNPGSPAGLRFTNRHGLPIERDIPDEIPPPGHPPPDKQPVRGWIMETTSINFRPTPKTG